Proteins found in one Microbaculum marinisediminis genomic segment:
- a CDS encoding response regulator transcription factor, with protein MNVSNDEHLKDNGSAAQTEKDVRAEAPVLFVEPRTLLRQCFEECFRLSAAAARIVAIPDIAEWIRMADRQSLPSAVFLYVPATASVRSAIETVTEVFSDHDAVPPIIIVADNEDPAHVLDALDVGAKGYVPSSVSLEVAVEALHLVLAGGTYVPASALIASRHMAKDAAEASERSPNAFFTDRQHAVIEKLREGKPNKIIAYELNMRESTVKVHIRNLMRKLNATNRTQVAYLYQAMLSENSTGVGN; from the coding sequence ATGAACGTCAGTAACGATGAACACCTGAAGGATAACGGCTCCGCCGCGCAGACCGAAAAGGATGTCCGCGCCGAGGCGCCGGTTCTATTCGTGGAACCCAGAACGCTGCTGCGTCAGTGTTTCGAAGAGTGCTTCCGCCTTTCGGCGGCGGCAGCGCGGATCGTGGCGATCCCCGATATCGCCGAATGGATTCGCATGGCCGACCGACAGTCGCTCCCCAGCGCCGTGTTTCTGTACGTTCCGGCCACGGCCAGCGTCCGCTCGGCAATCGAGACCGTGACCGAGGTCTTTTCGGACCACGACGCCGTACCGCCGATCATCATCGTCGCTGACAATGAAGATCCGGCCCATGTCCTCGACGCCCTCGATGTCGGCGCCAAGGGATATGTCCCCTCCAGCGTGTCGCTCGAGGTGGCGGTCGAGGCCTTGCACCTGGTGTTGGCCGGCGGCACCTATGTCCCCGCGAGCGCCCTGATCGCCTCACGGCACATGGCGAAGGACGCGGCCGAGGCGAGCGAGCGCTCTCCGAACGCATTCTTCACGGACCGGCAACACGCGGTCATCGAGAAGCTGCGCGAAGGCAAGCCGAACAAGATCATCGCGTACGAACTGAACATGCGGGAAAGCACCGTCAAGGTGCATATCCGAAATCTCATGCGGAAGCTCAACGCGACCAACCGCACCCAGGTCGCCTATCTTTACCAGGCCATGCTGAGCGAGAATTCGACCGGCGTCGGCAACTAG
- a CDS encoding helix-turn-helix transcriptional regulator, whose product MDILSAKNYILDTARLIVPAERIVLYEVDDRLQPFGHISSATNEYWGGLYSKFVTLDPYHPRYFARLNESVFGTTPGFGVDAESQEYVDGFRKVLGIKHKAEVFLRDAEGSIRAGLRYVRLNGEREFTAEEMARLSKMQPMFANLWCTALVHNIEGRILNGLTGREREVLDLLLSGYPNQDISRLLAIALPTVKNHVKAILAKTGYANRSELLAALYRAGHVLRGSR is encoded by the coding sequence ATGGATATTCTTTCCGCCAAGAACTACATACTCGACACGGCCCGCCTTATCGTGCCGGCCGAACGTATTGTTTTGTACGAAGTCGATGATCGGCTTCAACCATTCGGCCACATAAGCAGCGCCACGAACGAGTACTGGGGCGGGCTCTATTCGAAGTTCGTCACACTGGACCCGTATCATCCGCGGTACTTCGCCCGGTTGAACGAAAGCGTTTTCGGAACAACGCCCGGCTTCGGCGTCGATGCGGAAAGCCAGGAATACGTGGATGGCTTCCGCAAGGTTCTGGGCATCAAGCACAAAGCCGAGGTGTTCCTGCGCGATGCCGAAGGCAGCATCCGCGCCGGCCTCCGCTACGTGCGACTGAACGGAGAACGGGAATTCACGGCCGAGGAAATGGCCCGCCTGTCGAAGATGCAGCCGATGTTCGCCAACCTGTGGTGCACGGCGCTCGTGCACAACATAGAAGGCCGGATCCTCAATGGCCTGACCGGGCGCGAACGAGAGGTCCTCGATCTGCTGCTGTCCGGCTATCCCAACCAGGATATCTCACGCCTGCTGGCGATCGCCCTGCCCACGGTCAAGAACCACGTGAAGGCGATCCTCGCCAAGACCGGCTATGCGAACCGGTCCGAGCTTCTGGCCGCGCTGTATCGCGCGGGCCATGTCCTGCGCGGCTCGCGGTGA
- a CDS encoding aldehyde dehydrogenase family protein, producing MSVIIEDILAGQRAAFRAEGFASAETRRDRLTRLSRAVLVSEAELVDALQADFTNRSPFATRAGDILGSVAAIEYHLDNLESWMTAERVPLSPEVEAHGTFAEVQYQPLGVLGAIIPWNGPVLMGCLAAMGGLAAGNRVMLKMSELAPATGEAFARAISRYFDRSELAVINGDATVAAAFSSQPFDHLLFTGSTATGRKVMRAAAENLVPVTLELGGKSPVIIGESADLGAIANRLVAGKLASAGQVCVSPDYVLAPAGKVEALVGECRRAAEEIFPQMMRNSDYTCLIDGRANARMKALLEEARQKGARLDFVPADVTFDDLPAEGRFPFVLVTGVSDDMAVMQEEIFGPVLPIVGYETVDLALERVASGEHPLSAYYFGEDEAEAARVAAAIQTGSVVINDVRCQLVYEALPFGGVGKSGMGRYRGRAGFVTFSNRKTVLHQKAPEAALARGRPPYSSQAHETICQAIALKKAQYELE from the coding sequence ATGAGCGTCATCATCGAAGACATTCTGGCCGGGCAGCGCGCGGCCTTCCGGGCCGAGGGGTTCGCGTCCGCGGAGACCCGGCGCGATCGCCTGACGCGGCTGTCCCGCGCGGTGCTCGTCAGCGAAGCGGAGCTCGTGGATGCGCTGCAGGCCGATTTCACCAATCGCTCGCCCTTCGCGACGCGAGCCGGCGACATCCTCGGCAGCGTCGCCGCGATCGAGTATCACCTTGACAACCTTGAAAGCTGGATGACGGCCGAGCGCGTGCCGCTGTCGCCCGAGGTCGAGGCGCACGGCACCTTCGCCGAAGTGCAGTATCAGCCGCTGGGCGTGCTCGGCGCCATCATCCCCTGGAACGGGCCCGTGCTGATGGGCTGTCTGGCCGCGATGGGCGGCTTGGCCGCCGGCAATCGCGTCATGCTGAAAATGTCGGAACTGGCGCCTGCGACGGGAGAGGCCTTCGCGCGCGCGATATCGCGGTATTTCGACCGCTCTGAACTCGCCGTGATCAACGGGGACGCCACCGTGGCGGCCGCGTTCTCCAGCCAGCCCTTCGACCATCTGCTGTTCACCGGCTCGACGGCGACGGGCCGCAAGGTCATGCGCGCGGCGGCGGAGAACCTGGTCCCGGTCACGTTGGAACTCGGCGGTAAGAGCCCCGTCATTATCGGCGAGAGCGCGGACCTGGGGGCCATCGCCAACAGGCTCGTGGCGGGCAAGCTGGCGTCAGCCGGCCAGGTCTGCGTGTCGCCGGACTACGTGCTGGCGCCCGCGGGCAAGGTCGAGGCCCTGGTCGGCGAATGCCGGCGGGCGGCCGAAGAGATCTTCCCGCAGATGATGCGGAACTCCGACTACACCTGCCTGATCGACGGCCGCGCCAATGCGCGCATGAAGGCCCTCCTGGAGGAGGCCCGGCAGAAGGGCGCGCGCCTCGACTTCGTTCCCGCCGACGTGACCTTCGATGACCTTCCCGCCGAAGGACGCTTTCCCTTCGTGCTGGTCACCGGTGTCAGCGACGACATGGCGGTGATGCAGGAGGAGATATTCGGGCCCGTGTTGCCCATCGTCGGCTACGAGACCGTCGATCTCGCGCTGGAGCGGGTCGCGTCCGGCGAACACCCCCTGTCCGCCTATTACTTCGGCGAGGACGAGGCGGAGGCGGCCCGCGTCGCCGCCGCGATTCAGACCGGAAGCGTGGTCATCAACGACGTCAGATGCCAGCTCGTCTACGAGGCCCTGCCGTTCGGCGGGGTCGGCAAGAGCGGGATGGGGCGCTATCGCGGCAGGGCCGGGTTCGTCACCTTCAGCAACCGCAAGACGGTCCTGCACCAGAAAGCGCCGGAAGCGGCGCTGGCGCGCGGCAGGCCGCCCTACTCGTCGCAGGCCCACGAGACGATTTGCCAGGCGATCGCGCTGAAGAAGGCCCAGTACGAACTGGAATGA
- a CDS encoding thiamine pyrophosphate-requiring protein: MPEVIRSVETVGEAILEMLQLRGVDTVIGGAPTSMIEAFAKYRAQGKPAPRAILTPHEQTAVAMAHGYFAATGRPQAVYLYSTVGTANGVGGIINAARARVPMVILSARSPIAEQRGVAGARDIHVQWSQESYDQAAMVREYVKWDYEIRRADQVADVIDRAFEVAMAEPQGPVYISIPRDVQAAAMDEIRASAASRRITDARMMPDPARLDEAADLLASAENPVIVTSELGKSAAGRAALARLCDVGGFGVLEASPVYSNLDPEHPCHLGYIFASQVSPDLEKADVIFVIESDVPWFTARVTVPDSAKVIQLGIDPFYQRLPMRGFPCDVPLIGHAEPALEGLGARLESRIPADLRDRRIAAHRSRRQDQQAQLRDAIAREGQLSEITPLWANHCISRLLDNDTIVVNEYPIDLRIVQPGAAGSYFGPSHAGGLGWGFGAALGVKAARPDKTVICTLGDGSYYYCVPASCHQIAAAEDLPMLVVVFNNGGWNEVRKSVVSTHPQGWASKANEVPLTRFGVRAGFEKIAEAFGGFGAVVEDPAELLPTLEAALRAVKDEGRHALVNVVVSV; encoded by the coding sequence ATGCCCGAAGTCATCCGCTCCGTCGAAACCGTGGGCGAGGCCATCCTCGAAATGCTGCAGCTTCGCGGTGTGGACACCGTGATCGGCGGCGCGCCGACCTCGATGATCGAGGCGTTCGCGAAGTACAGGGCGCAGGGAAAGCCGGCGCCGCGGGCCATTCTCACGCCGCATGAACAGACCGCCGTGGCCATGGCGCACGGCTATTTCGCGGCAACCGGTCGCCCCCAGGCGGTCTATCTCTATTCCACGGTCGGTACTGCCAACGGCGTCGGCGGCATCATAAACGCGGCGCGGGCGCGCGTTCCCATGGTCATTCTGTCGGCGCGGTCGCCGATCGCCGAGCAAAGGGGCGTCGCCGGCGCGCGCGACATCCACGTGCAGTGGTCGCAGGAAAGCTACGACCAGGCCGCGATGGTGCGCGAGTACGTCAAGTGGGATTACGAGATCCGCCGGGCGGACCAGGTCGCCGACGTGATCGATCGCGCGTTCGAGGTCGCGATGGCCGAGCCCCAGGGGCCCGTCTACATCTCGATCCCGCGCGACGTGCAGGCGGCCGCCATGGACGAGATCCGCGCGAGCGCGGCATCGCGGCGGATCACCGATGCGCGGATGATGCCCGACCCGGCCCGTCTCGATGAGGCGGCGGACCTTCTGGCGTCGGCCGAAAATCCCGTCATCGTGACGTCCGAGCTCGGCAAGAGCGCGGCCGGCCGCGCGGCGCTGGCGCGTCTCTGCGACGTCGGCGGGTTCGGTGTCCTGGAGGCCAGCCCGGTCTACAGCAATCTCGATCCCGAGCATCCCTGCCACCTGGGCTATATCTTCGCGTCCCAGGTCAGCCCCGACCTGGAAAAGGCCGATGTCATCTTCGTCATCGAGTCCGATGTGCCGTGGTTCACCGCCCGCGTCACCGTTCCGGACAGCGCGAAGGTCATCCAGCTCGGCATCGATCCGTTCTACCAGCGCCTGCCGATGCGCGGGTTTCCGTGCGACGTACCCCTGATCGGGCACGCGGAGCCCGCGCTGGAAGGGCTGGGCGCAAGGCTGGAGAGCCGCATTCCGGCCGACCTGCGCGACCGCCGGATCGCCGCCCATCGCAGCCGGCGCCAGGACCAGCAGGCGCAGCTGCGGGACGCGATCGCGCGCGAGGGACAACTGTCCGAAATCACGCCGCTTTGGGCCAACCATTGCATCTCGCGGCTTCTCGACAACGACACCATCGTCGTGAACGAATATCCGATCGACCTGCGCATCGTGCAGCCCGGCGCCGCCGGCAGCTATTTCGGTCCCTCCCATGCCGGCGGGCTTGGCTGGGGCTTCGGAGCCGCCCTCGGCGTCAAGGCCGCGCGGCCCGACAAGACGGTCATCTGCACGCTGGGGGACGGATCGTACTATTACTGCGTGCCCGCCTCCTGCCATCAGATCGCGGCGGCGGAAGACCTGCCGATGCTGGTCGTCGTCTTCAACAACGGTGGCTGGAACGAGGTCCGCAAGAGCGTCGTCAGCACCCATCCGCAGGGATGGGCGTCGAAGGCGAACGAGGTTCCCCTGACGCGCTTCGGCGTCCGGGCCGGCTTCGAGAAGATCGCCGAGGCCTTCGGCGGTTTTGGCGCCGTGGTCGAGGATCCGGCCGAGCTTCTTCCCACACTCGAGGCGGCGTTGCGCGCGGTCAAGGACGAGGGCCGGCACGCCCTCGTCAACGTCGTCGTCAGCGTTTGA
- a CDS encoding TRAP transporter large permease, whose translation MTEFVIGLVALVGFILIRIPVALAMGIIGFVGYAHYMGFSVSSKMVAGSAFELGSYMLTVIPLFVLMGNFVASSGLGRDLFRAAYAFIGRMPGGLAISAILASGGFAAISGSSVASAATMAKVSYPPMRSFGYSESFSLATIAAGGTLGILIPPSVVLIIYGILAEQNIAKLFLAGIVPGLLGMVLYTLAVGFVVARDRDAGPRGEYVPWSEKWRALREVWGVIALFVLVMGGLYGGVFTATEGAGIGASGALLLTWIRGAMTLAVLRDAFLGAVRTTGALFPILLGSTILGNFIAMTGAPETLADWIGDIDPHPAMLLFIVVLLYLFLGFFFESFSTLFITMPIILPLIDAAGFDLIWFGIIVVVTIEIGLLTPPFGMNVFVLTSVFRNIAPGPVFRALIPFIVADFIRVALLALFPALVLFLPSQM comes from the coding sequence ATGACTGAGTTCGTCATCGGCCTCGTTGCCCTTGTCGGCTTCATCCTGATCCGGATCCCCGTCGCGCTGGCGATGGGGATCATCGGGTTTGTCGGCTACGCCCACTACATGGGCTTCTCCGTCTCCAGCAAGATGGTGGCGGGCTCGGCTTTCGAGCTGGGCAGCTACATGCTGACCGTCATTCCGCTGTTCGTGCTGATGGGCAATTTCGTTGCCTCCAGCGGGCTCGGCCGCGACCTGTTCCGTGCGGCCTATGCCTTCATCGGCAGGATGCCCGGCGGGCTGGCGATCTCGGCCATTCTCGCGTCGGGCGGATTCGCGGCGATTTCCGGGTCCAGCGTGGCGTCCGCCGCCACGATGGCGAAGGTGTCCTATCCGCCGATGCGCTCGTTCGGCTATTCGGAGTCCTTCTCGCTGGCCACGATCGCCGCCGGCGGAACCCTGGGAATCCTCATTCCCCCGAGCGTCGTGCTCATCATCTACGGGATCCTGGCGGAGCAGAATATCGCCAAGCTCTTCCTGGCCGGCATCGTGCCCGGTCTGTTGGGCATGGTTCTCTACACCCTGGCGGTGGGCTTCGTCGTCGCGCGCGACCGGGATGCGGGGCCGCGCGGCGAGTACGTTCCCTGGTCCGAGAAGTGGCGCGCCCTGCGCGAGGTCTGGGGCGTGATCGCCCTGTTCGTGCTGGTCATGGGCGGGCTCTACGGCGGCGTTTTCACGGCCACGGAAGGTGCCGGCATCGGGGCGTCCGGCGCACTGCTTCTCACGTGGATCCGGGGGGCGATGACCCTGGCGGTGTTGCGGGATGCGTTCCTCGGCGCCGTGCGCACGACCGGCGCCCTGTTCCCCATCCTGCTCGGTTCGACGATCCTGGGGAACTTCATCGCCATGACCGGCGCGCCCGAAACGCTCGCCGACTGGATCGGCGACATCGACCCGCATCCGGCGATGCTGCTGTTCATTGTCGTGCTGCTCTACCTGTTCCTCGGCTTCTTCTTCGAGAGCTTCTCGACGCTGTTCATCACGATGCCGATCATTCTGCCGCTGATCGACGCGGCGGGTTTCGACCTGATCTGGTTCGGCATCATCGTCGTGGTGACCATCGAGATCGGTCTCCTGACCCCGCCCTTCGGAATGAACGTCTTCGTGCTGACGTCGGTGTTCCGGAACATCGCCCCCGGACCCGTCTTCAGGGCGCTGATCCCCTTCATCGTCGCCGACTTCATTCGAGTCGCGCTGCTCGCGCTGTTTCCGGCGCTCGTCCTTTTCCTGCCGTCCCAGATGTGA
- a CDS encoding TRAP transporter small permease, giving the protein MQALEYAAALILAGIMLLTVVDVGARYAFQRPIAAGFEVTEMAMQVMIYLCIAVAVASNDHIRVTLIDPVLKRVSWLKRTIDGVSGVAIAMALAGMGIAMIGLAAGKSGEVTLVLGLPVAAVAWTIALTLILSAALAAYAVVAGPTDDEAEDD; this is encoded by the coding sequence GTGCAGGCACTCGAATATGCGGCGGCGCTCATCCTCGCGGGGATCATGCTGCTGACCGTAGTCGATGTCGGGGCACGGTACGCGTTCCAGCGGCCGATCGCCGCCGGCTTCGAGGTCACCGAGATGGCCATGCAGGTGATGATCTATCTCTGCATCGCGGTCGCCGTTGCCAGCAACGATCACATAAGGGTCACCCTTATCGACCCGGTCCTGAAGCGGGTGTCATGGCTCAAGCGAACGATCGACGGTGTGTCGGGCGTGGCGATCGCGATGGCACTCGCGGGAATGGGCATCGCCATGATCGGGCTGGCCGCCGGCAAGTCCGGCGAGGTCACCCTCGTGCTGGGACTGCCGGTCGCGGCCGTGGCCTGGACGATCGCCCTGACCCTGATCCTTTCGGCGGCCCTGGCGGCCTATGCCGTCGTGGCCGGTCCCACCGACGACGAGGCCGAGGATGACTGA
- a CDS encoding TRAP transporter substrate-binding protein — translation MKSLFETISVAAAAAFLTVCVSGSAAAQTVLTVSGWTPPKHHFTQLMQNDWAEMVERESGGLLKIRYLPKAPMGAAQTFDGVRDGLVDISFISHGNNAGRFRLTKIAEFPLLANDAETLSVAYQRVFERSLADANEHDGVVPLAMFTPGPGHLMSPKTAYLDKASLQGQKLRAPGGMAFELATVLGAAPVSRPASELYELLNGGIVDGAFMPADVFGGWRLEDLIQNVVSAPGGFYNASFALVMNEDKYNALTDEEKAALAKVTGETFSRIAGRASDEADARGWKIYEEKGGEVHQAPDAFVEEIRASISPLEADWAKSVEDTKIDAAAALADLRAEIEKMNAE, via the coding sequence ATGAAATCTTTGTTTGAGACCATATCGGTTGCCGCGGCGGCCGCTTTCCTGACGGTCTGCGTGTCCGGTTCGGCCGCGGCCCAGACGGTGCTGACCGTGTCGGGCTGGACGCCGCCCAAGCATCACTTCACGCAACTCATGCAGAACGACTGGGCCGAGATGGTCGAGCGTGAATCCGGCGGCCTGCTGAAGATCCGCTATTTGCCCAAGGCGCCCATGGGCGCCGCCCAGACGTTCGACGGCGTGCGCGATGGCCTGGTCGACATCAGCTTCATCTCCCACGGCAACAACGCTGGTCGTTTCCGGCTGACCAAGATCGCCGAATTCCCGCTGCTCGCGAACGATGCCGAGACGCTTTCGGTGGCCTATCAGCGCGTCTTCGAGCGCAGCCTGGCCGATGCCAACGAACATGACGGCGTCGTGCCGCTTGCGATGTTCACGCCGGGCCCGGGCCATCTGATGTCGCCGAAGACCGCCTATCTGGACAAGGCCTCGCTGCAGGGCCAGAAGCTGCGCGCGCCCGGCGGCATGGCGTTCGAGCTCGCCACCGTCCTCGGTGCGGCTCCGGTGTCCCGTCCGGCCTCGGAGCTGTACGAGCTGCTGAACGGCGGGATCGTCGATGGTGCCTTCATGCCGGCCGACGTCTTCGGCGGCTGGCGGCTGGAGGACCTGATCCAGAACGTCGTTTCGGCTCCCGGCGGCTTCTACAACGCCAGCTTCGCCCTGGTCATGAACGAGGACAAGTACAACGCCCTCACCGACGAGGAAAAGGCGGCTTTGGCCAAGGTGACCGGCGAGACCTTCTCGCGGATCGCCGGCCGTGCATCCGACGAGGCCGATGCCCGCGGCTGGAAGATCTACGAGGAGAAGGGCGGCGAGGTGCATCAGGCCCCGGACGCGTTCGTGGAGGAAATCCGCGCCTCGATCAGCCCGCTCGAAGCGGATTGGGCAAAGTCGGTCGAAGATACCAAGATCGACGCCGCCGCCGCTCTGGCTGACCTCCGCGCCGAGATCGAGAAGATGAACGCCGAATAG
- a CDS encoding alpha/beta hydrolase codes for MAYDRRARALSDASTLTPEAVLRYGDDPAEAVELYVPAGAARGDDLPVLVFLHGGAWIAGGFEWLRFMAEAVVAQPAIFAAVTYRLAPDHKWPSQLEDGIGALRSIQARISDYGGDPDRIVLGGHSAGGQIAAMTVLSRQAAPVHACMPVSAPMDLRYGGVASDTGKGRVYRFLFRAAQDDAGASPICALAGNRTPFHLMWGENDFDHIRDSNARMCDALRDAGQPITSTIEPGAGHFDTHLRLNSRNDDWYRAFRDLAGRSGRSVGACG; via the coding sequence ATGGCCTACGATCGTCGGGCGCGCGCGCTGTCCGACGCGTCGACGCTGACGCCCGAGGCGGTGCTGCGCTACGGCGACGACCCGGCCGAGGCGGTCGAGCTCTATGTGCCGGCCGGTGCTGCCCGCGGCGACGATCTGCCCGTTCTCGTGTTCCTGCATGGCGGCGCCTGGATTGCCGGCGGGTTCGAATGGCTGCGGTTCATGGCCGAGGCCGTCGTCGCGCAGCCCGCGATATTCGCCGCCGTCACCTATCGTCTGGCCCCCGATCACAAATGGCCCAGCCAGCTGGAAGACGGGATCGGCGCATTGCGGTCGATCCAGGCGCGGATCTCCGATTATGGCGGCGATCCCGATCGCATCGTGCTGGGCGGGCATTCGGCGGGCGGCCAGATCGCTGCCATGACCGTTCTGTCCCGGCAGGCCGCGCCGGTCCACGCGTGCATGCCGGTCAGCGCTCCGATGGATCTGCGCTACGGCGGGGTCGCGTCCGACACCGGCAAGGGGCGGGTGTACCGATTTCTGTTCCGCGCGGCGCAAGACGATGCCGGCGCGAGCCCGATATGCGCGCTCGCCGGCAATCGAACGCCGTTTCACCTCATGTGGGGCGAGAACGATTTCGACCATATCCGCGATTCGAACGCGCGGATGTGCGACGCCTTGCGCGACGCCGGCCAGCCCATCACCAGCACTATCGAGCCGGGTGCGGGGCACTTCGACACGCATTTGCGGCTGAACAGCCGCAATGACGACTGGTACCGGGCCTTTCGGGATCTTGCCGGTCGGTCCGGCAGGTCCGTCGGCGCGTGCGGATAG
- a CDS encoding phosphatase PAP2 family protein, with protein MTGPESASPEGGFGGFGGFGGFGGFGGFGGFGGFGGFGGFGGFGGFGGFGGAPAFDSPLVVNALITNRDGIAGTWIPVTAAIQENEQEYDAYLGRLSPAVRGSLFMFELASRLGYTFEPTGADTGAAHVWHLQLTQGGTGLVPPDAAYKPLATLIRPTMATFKAQLNLIANYADLRPDRAAEVISQLATPTEFLRSIAYINPSRTPYTIELLSVAQGLANLVEMRFKYALACKRPIEFSPQIQPMILTPTHGSLPSGHATESFTLARTLLLLLRDAGVVPYDDTIWSVMLMRQAARIAINRTVAGVHFPVDSVAGAILGLTLGVYFAGRCTSLGNALKGWTFNGTEYPATADFDWTLLYNTATETQTGQDDWATETTSALDANDLRSAPLAWLWHHAKQEWLDLVDEGA; from the coding sequence ATGACTGGTCCGGAATCCGCATCGCCGGAAGGTGGGTTTGGGGGCTTTGGAGGCTTCGGGGGATTTGGTGGTTTCGGAGGCTTTGGCGGCTTCGGCGGTTTTGGCGGATTTGGTGGGTTCGGTGGCTTCGGGGGATTTGGCGGATTCGGTGGCGCGCCGGCCTTCGACTCGCCGCTCGTCGTCAATGCCCTGATCACCAATCGCGACGGCATCGCCGGCACCTGGATACCGGTCACCGCCGCCATCCAGGAGAACGAACAGGAGTACGACGCGTATCTCGGTCGACTCTCGCCGGCCGTGCGCGGCAGTCTGTTCATGTTCGAACTGGCCTCGCGGCTCGGCTATACCTTCGAGCCGACAGGCGCCGACACCGGCGCGGCCCATGTCTGGCACCTGCAGTTGACGCAGGGCGGGACCGGGCTGGTGCCGCCCGACGCGGCGTACAAACCGCTCGCGACGCTGATCCGTCCCACGATGGCGACCTTCAAGGCTCAGCTGAACCTGATCGCCAACTACGCCGACCTGCGGCCGGATCGCGCCGCGGAGGTCATCTCGCAACTCGCTACGCCGACCGAGTTCCTGCGGTCGATCGCGTATATCAATCCATCCCGGACCCCCTACACGATAGAGCTTCTGTCGGTGGCGCAGGGGCTCGCCAACCTCGTCGAGATGCGGTTCAAGTACGCACTTGCCTGCAAGCGGCCGATCGAGTTCTCGCCGCAGATCCAGCCGATGATCCTGACGCCGACCCACGGGTCGCTGCCCAGCGGTCACGCCACGGAGTCGTTCACGCTCGCGCGCACTCTCCTGCTGCTGCTCCGGGACGCAGGCGTCGTGCCCTACGACGACACCATCTGGTCCGTCATGCTAATGCGGCAGGCCGCGCGGATCGCGATCAACCGCACCGTCGCCGGCGTACACTTCCCCGTCGACAGCGTTGCCGGCGCGATCCTGGGACTCACGCTCGGTGTCTATTTCGCCGGCCGGTGCACCAGTCTCGGCAATGCGCTGAAGGGATGGACCTTCAACGGGACCGAATATCCCGCCACCGCCGATTTCGATTGGACGCTGCTCTACAACACGGCCACCGAAACCCAGACCGGCCAGGACGACTGGGCCACCGAAACGACCTCGGCACTGGATGCCAACGATCTTCGCTCCGCGCCGCTCGCGTGGCTTTGGCACCACGCGAAGCAGGAGTGGCTCGATCTCGTGGACGAGGGGGCCTGA